In one window of Bacteroidales bacterium DNA:
- a CDS encoding helix-turn-helix transcriptional regulator, with the protein MNKKAENYASPAIDELMDETDEKEYKRTEKRMMLAARIDEAKKAKGWKNKDLAKALGKKPSEISKYLSGTHNFTIDSLSDLEEALGIQLLNVKEESKTIIIQQNTVSASSEAGDWESIMNVSKTENSFFSLNSEINN; encoded by the coding sequence ATGAATAAGAAAGCAGAAAATTACGCAAGTCCGGCTATAGACGAATTAATGGACGAGACAGATGAAAAGGAATACAAAAGAACTGAGAAAAGAATGATGCTCGCGGCCAGAATCGATGAGGCTAAAAAAGCAAAAGGCTGGAAGAATAAAGACCTTGCTAAAGCTTTAGGGAAGAAACCATCAGAGATTTCCAAGTATCTAAGCGGCACCCATAATTTCACTATAGATTCACTGTCTGACCTTGAAGAAGCATTAGGCATTCAATTGCTTAATGTGAAAGAAGAATCCAAGACAATTATAATCCAGCAGAATACAGTTTCAGCAAGCTCAGAGGCAGGGGACTGGGAATCAATAATGAATGTTTCAAAAACAGAAAATAGCTTCTTTTCTTTGAACTCAGAAATTAACAATTGA